A stretch of Natronococcus sp. CG52 DNA encodes these proteins:
- a CDS encoding type II toxin-antitoxin system HicB family antitoxin, with product MTTDPEIDVSEYPALEDADVTVRVESGLYIADDEVTGVSSQGPTEEEAIANLAEAVDTYTDGQSDDTGDDWL from the coding sequence ATGACCACCGATCCGGAGATCGACGTCAGCGAGTACCCCGCCCTCGAGGACGCCGACGTCACCGTCCGCGTCGAGAGCGGGTTGTACATCGCCGACGACGAGGTGACGGGTGTCTCGAGTCAAGGTCCCACCGAGGAGGAAGCGATCGCGAACCTCGCCGAAGCCGTCGACACCTACACCGACGGCCAGTCTGACGACACCGGCGACGACTGGCTGTAA
- a CDS encoding DMT family transporter, with translation MTKVQNMTLFGVLAVVWGSGFTAIEIGLYSLPPLLFGALRFDIAALVFFGLVVASRAQWLPRTREDVGLVLTTGILLIGVHFALLFLGQSYVTSGVAAIVLSFTPIVTPALALKLLPAERVRAMDVLGLLVGFAGVIAIATAGGSFGGRLIGVVLLLAAAVAFALGSVLTQRLSRTLPLVSLQAWSMLVGAATLHATSHLHPLESVSHVDWTASALAAILYLGIVCTVGGFLLYFTLLDRIGATNSNLISYATPIVAAVFGMAVLGEPITSTMVLGFALIVVGFALCKIRPLWKLARTVQRSRQTPPVPGATTVRVHGNDYSRTYRGNEYTSSPPHTRDEHPIADD, from the coding sequence ATGACAAAGGTGCAGAATATGACGTTGTTCGGTGTGCTCGCTGTCGTGTGGGGATCAGGATTCACTGCAATCGAAATTGGGCTATACTCACTTCCACCACTTCTCTTTGGAGCGCTCCGCTTCGATATCGCTGCACTCGTCTTCTTCGGACTGGTCGTCGCAAGCCGCGCGCAGTGGCTCCCACGGACACGCGAAGACGTCGGACTCGTCCTGACGACAGGAATCCTGCTTATCGGTGTGCACTTCGCACTCCTGTTTCTCGGGCAAAGCTACGTGACCAGTGGTGTCGCAGCGATCGTGCTGAGCTTTACGCCGATCGTTACCCCTGCACTCGCGCTCAAACTCCTTCCGGCGGAACGCGTCCGAGCAATGGACGTTCTCGGCTTACTCGTCGGGTTCGCCGGTGTTATCGCCATCGCCACCGCCGGGGGATCCTTCGGCGGCCGACTGATCGGTGTCGTGCTCCTGCTCGCAGCGGCCGTCGCGTTCGCGCTCGGATCCGTGCTCACGCAACGGTTATCCAGAACCCTTCCGCTCGTCTCACTGCAAGCCTGGTCGATGCTGGTCGGCGCAGCGACCCTCCACGCAACCAGTCACCTCCACCCGCTGGAATCCGTCTCTCACGTAGACTGGACTGCATCCGCCCTCGCCGCAATACTCTACCTGGGGATCGTCTGCACCGTCGGCGGCTTCCTGCTCTACTTCACGTTGCTCGACCGTATTGGGGCGACCAATTCGAACCTCATCAGCTACGCAACGCCGATCGTCGCCGCAGTGTTCGGTATGGCCGTCCTCGGAGAACCGATTACGAGTACGATGGTACTCGGCTTCGCGCTCATCGTCGTCGGATTCGCACTCTGTAAGATCCGTCCGCTCTGGAAACTCGCTCGTACCGTCCAGCGCTCGCGACAGACTCCACCCGTGCCCGGAGCAACGACAGTACGAGTTCACGGGAACGACTACTCCCGCACGTATCGCGGGAACGAGTACACCTCGTCTCCTCCCCACACGCGTGACGAGCACCCGATCGCAGACGATTAA